GGACGTGAAGCTGCTGCAGCGGCTCGTGCATCCCAACATCGCGCGAGTGATGGGGGGCGCGATCGACGAGGGGCAGCCGTATCTTGCGCTGGAACTCGTCGAAGGTGAATCGCTGCGCAGTTTGCTCGATCGCCGCGGTCGCTTGCCGTGGGAGACGACCGCCGACATCGCCGAGTCGATTTGCGAGGCGCTCCATTATGTCCACTCGCAGAAAATGATTCATCAACGGCTGACGCCGTCGCGGATCATCTTGCTTCCTGAGGGGGGCGTGAAGCTGGTTGGCTTCGATTGCCAGATGACCGACAAAGATCAGGTGCTGGGGTTACGCTCGCCGATGAGCGTGGCGAATTATCTGGCGCCGGAAATTTTTAAGGGCAAAGGTTCGGCCGCGTTGCCGACGGCCGACATGTTCAGCGTTGGCGTCATCCTTTACGAATGCCTGACCGGCTCGCTGCCGTGGGGGGCGAAGACGCCGTCTGAGTTGGTGCTCGCGCGACGTGCGGGGCCGGCGCCGCGGGTTTCGGCGAGCGTGCTCGAATGCCCCGTGTGGCTCGACGTGCTCGTGTCGAAGTTGCTCGAAACGAAGCGCGGCATCCGCCTCGCGACGGCCGACGGCACGCGGCGAGCAATTCTCGATGCGAAGCGGAAGGTCGCCGAAGGGATGGGCGCCGCAAAGCATGCGATGTCGGGCAAGCAAGGCGCGCTGGCGATGAAGGCCGACCGCAAGGAAATCGCCGCGCTGCGCAAGCACCAAACGCCGACGGTGAAAGACGACAGCCCCTTCTACGAACGGGCGTGGTTCTTGGGATTGTGCCTGGCGTCGCTAATCGCCGTTACCGCGTGGGCGATGTGGCCCAAGAGTGAAGCGGAACTGTACGACGAGTTCGCGCCGACGATGGCGTCGGAGAGCTACACCGACTGGCGGACTGTTTCCGACAAAGTCGCCGATTTCCGCGAACGTTTCCCAGAATCGGAACACAATGCGGAGCTTGATGCGTTCGAAGACAAAGTCGCCGAAGGGAAGGCAATGATCGAGGTGAAGAATCTCGATCGCTTCGGCAGCACGCCGAATTCGAAAGCGCAAAGCTTGTTCGCCCAGGGGCAGAAGCGGCAGCAGTTCGGCGATTTGATGTCGGCTTGGGAACTGTACGAGCAAGCGATCGAGGCGGTCCCGGCAGAGGCGCCCGCCGACGTCGAGGTCTACCGCCGGTTGGCGACGAAGGGGATCGCCGAGATCAAGGCGTCGCCCGATGCGAAGCGGACGCTCGCGCAAATGGCCGAGGCGAAGTTGGCCGAGGCGGAGGAACTGATCGACGAGGGCAAGCTGCTGCCGGCGAAGGTGCTGCTGGCGGAGTTTGTGGAGTTGTACGGGGGCAATCCGAAGCTCCGCGAGCAGGCTGCGGCGGCGCGGGCGAAGATTGGCGAGATCGATGCGCAGCGGGAGTAGCTTCGACCTGTTTTAGCGCCCGTCCGTATCCGTATTTCTTGTTGATATCGGATATGGTGCAGGTAGACTAAGTCGCGGTCCTCCTAGCCGCTGCGAACCCGTCTTTCATTCGAGACTGAGTCCAATGACGCTACAGAAATTCTCGCGAATTAACTTGTGCCGCTTACTGGCGATCTGCACCGTCGGAATTGCAAGTTGCACGTTGCCGTCGTGCGAGACGCATGGCGCCCTGACAAAGTATGCGACGCGGGAGGCGTGGCAGGCTGCCGTTGGCATTTACTCGACGGAAACATTTGAGTCGTATGCCGGCGGGCCGGCGATTCCTGAAACTGGCGGAACATTCTTTGCCGGGCCGTTTCACATTGTCGTCGACGCCAATCATGGGCGAATTGGACCGGCGGGACCGGGATTCTTCGGATTCGATACGCCTGGCCTGACTGGGACGTTTTTCGTCGGCGACGTTCATTCTCCCGAAAGTACGCATCCGCACTTCAACACAATTCGCTTCGCGATTCCCGTTTGGGCCTTTGCCGTCAACTTCGCCGCGCTTGATGACGGCGGTATCGATGATGTACGCGTTGCGGGAGAGTCGTTTGTGATCTCGCCATTTGGGTCGCTAGGTCTTCGCTCAAATTTCTTCGGAGTCGTTTCAACGACGCCCTTCAGCGAAGTCGATATCCGCAACGCCAATGGCAAGCTGGAGCGGTTCGGTATGGATGACATGAGCTTCAAAGTCATTCCGGAGCCAGCGACGGGATTGCTGTTGTTTACCGGCATGATGGGCTTGCTGCGACTAGCGCGTCTGCGGAGGTAACTCGCTGCCAGCCTTCGTGCTCTTCTGCTCTGTTTGTTCGGGGACCGCTTTTACAAGGAGACAGTTGTTATGCAACTTCTTTGGTTCCTTCTCATCGGCATTGCCGCGGGTTGGCTGGCGGGGCAGATCATGGGGAGCGGCGGGTACGGGATCTTGGGGGATCTTATCCTCGGCGTCATTGGCGCCATCGTCGGCGGGTATCTGTTTGGGATGCTCGGCATCGCCGCCGGCGGATTGATTGGGGCGCTCATCACCGCGACCGTGGGGGCGGTGGTGTTGATTGCGCTGTTGCGGCTGATCAAACGGGCGTGATGCCGGCGACGGGGCCGGGGGATGGGGGGCCGAGCGGGGACCGCGACCGCCGGTCGCGGCTTTGTGGGCCGGGGCGCCTGCGGGCGGGGAATTGTGGGGCTGAAATCCGCGGGATTCCCCAAATTGCGGGGGCGTTACCGCCGTTGTGGCCCTAAAAGTCGGCCGCTATAATCGCGAATTCGCTATTTTACCAGCCCGGCGAGTATTCGCCCCGCCTCCCCAAATGTGTCGATAGAGAGCCTATGCGATTCTGTCTGCTTGATCGTATCTGCTCGTTCGAACCTGGGGTGGAGCTGACCGCGGTAAAGAATGTGTCGCTAGCTGAGGAATATCTCGCGGATCATTTTCCCGAGTTTCCGGTGCTGCCGGGCGTTTTCATGCTCGAAGCGGCCACGCAATCGGCGGCCTGGCTCGTGCGGATGAGCGAAAATTACGCCCACAGCATGATCGTGCTGCAGGAAGCGAAGTCGGTGAAGTTCACCGATTTCGTCACTCCCGGCAATCGGCTGGAGATGCGGGTCGAGCAGCTGAAGCAAGAAGGCTCGGCCGTGTCGTTCAAGTTTGAAGGAAAAGTCGGCGAGCGGACGTGCACCAGCGGCCGATTGACGCTCGAGTGCTTCAACCTCGGCGACGACGATCCGGAACTGGTTGATTTGGATCGCCGGATGGTTGGCGTGCAGCGAGGATTCCAAGCGATTCTCACGCGGGAGATGAACCTGAAAGCGTAGTCTCTCGTTGAGGCCAGCCGAGCGAGTTCGCCGGCGGCGATTGATATAGATCGTTCAACACACCGTTCAACATACATTTAGATAGACTCGCTCGCGGCGTCGGTCGTTTCGTGAAAGCGGCGGCGGTTCAGCAGCGAGTCCTTACCTGCCAGCGGAGGTATAGTCGTGGGAATTCCGTCGCAAGAAGAGATCTTTGACAAGGTTCGCGAAGCCCTGGTCGATGCGTTGGGCGTCGACGAAGACGAAGTAACGCCGAACGCGACGCTGCGGGGCGACCTCGACGCCGAGTCGATCGACTTCCTCGACATCGTCTTCCGGCTTGAGAAGGCGTTCGACATCAAGATCGAGCGCGGCGAGCTGATCCCGATGGACGTGCTCGAAGACACCTCCTACGTGAGCGACGGCAAGGTCAACGCCGCCGGCATCGCGAAGCTCAAGGAGCGGATGCCCTTCGCCGACCTGAGCGGCTTCGAGGCCGATCCGAACGTCCAAAACCTCGGCAACCAGCTGACGGTGCAGGACATGTGCAACTTCGTCGAGCACAAGTTGAAGAAGGCCTAAGAAGTTGCGAGCGGCGAGTAGCGAGTTGCGAGCGTGTCGCACGCTTGCGTTCGCTTATCTCGCGACTCGAAACTCGAAACTCGCAACTCGGAGCTTCCCCATGCGCTGGTTCTGGATTGATCGATTCACTGAATTCGTGAGCGGGTCGCACGCGACGGCCGTGAAGGGCGTCTCGCTCTCAGAGGATCATCTCCACGACCACCATATCGGCTACCCGATTATGCCGAACTCGCTTTGCTGCGAGGGGATGGCTCAGGCGGGCGGGCTGCTGATCAGCGAGCACTACGGCTTCGGCGAGCTTGTCGTGCTCGCCAAGCTGTCGAAGGCGAAGTTCACCGGCCGCGTTCGCCCGGGCGAAACGCTCACCTACAAAGTGACGGCCGACTGGATTCGCAGCGACAGCGCCCAAGTGTCGGGCGTGGCGACGGTCGGCGATCGGCCGCACGGCGAGGTGCAAATTCTGTTCGCCCGCATGGGCGAAGATATGGCCAAGGAGATGGGCGCCAAGCTCTTTCGGCCGACCGACCTGCGGCATTGGCTCAATTTGGTCGGCGTGTTTGAAGTCGGCGTGAAGCAGGACGGCACTCGGCTGAAGCGGGAAGATTACCCGCTCAATGAGGCCGCTTCTGCCTGATCCGGTGATCTCTTTGGTGAGGGTGCCACTGGCATCTTGCCAGTGAGAACTGCCGAGCGAGCACCCGCTTCCGCACTGGCAAGATGCCAGTGGCACCCCGACTCGGGTCGAATCGAATGGCGTTGGCGCCTACAATCTGGGGATGACCGCGGGGATGAACCCCGCGGCTCGCAGCGTGAACTTGCTGGCTCGCAGTCGATTGTCACTGCTCGATTAGCCCCCTTTCCTGTTTGTGGATTCTTGCCATGCGTCGTCGCGTCGTGGTCACCGGCATTGGTTGCGTCACTCCCTCGGGCAACAACCCGGAGAAGCTGTGGGAGAACTTGCTCGCAGGTCGCAGCGGCGTGGGGAAGACGACGCTGTTCGACGCCAGCAATTTTCCCACGAAGATTTCGGCCCAGGTGAAGGACTGGTCGATCGCCGCAGAAGGCGAAGACGCCGCCGTGTGGGCCAACCGTAGCCGCCACACGCAGTTCGCCGCGGGCGCTGCCAAGCAGGCGGTCAACGACTCGGGCGTGATGACGGGCGTCGAGCCGACCCGCTTTGGCGTCTACCTTGGCGCCGGCGAGGGGCAGCAAGACTTCTTCCGCTTCGCGCGGATGATGACCGCCGCGACCGCGGCCGACGGCGACTTCTCGCTGAAGAAGTTCGTTGAGACGGCGCTTAAGGAACTCGACCCGGTGGCGGAACTCGAGCAAGAGCCGAACATGCCAGTCGGTTACTTGGCTGGCATGTTCAACGCTCAGGGGCCGAACGCCAACTGCCTCACCGCGTGTGCCGCGAGCAGCCAGGCGGTTGGCGAAGCGACTGAGATCATTCGCCGCGGCGAAGCCGACGTGATGCTCTCCGGTGGCGCCCACAGCATGATTCATCCGTTCGGGATCACAGGGTTCAACCTGCTGACGGCGCTGAGCGAGAACAACGCCGAGCCCGAGCGGGCGTCGCGGCCGTTCGATCTCAATCGCGACGGTTTCGTGTTGGGCGAAGGCGCGGCGATGGTGGTGCTCGAAGAATACGAGCGAGCGAAGGCTCGTGGCGCGCGGATTTACGGCGAGATCGCCGGCTACGGCACGACGGCCGACGCCTACCGCATTACGGATCAGCATCCCGACGGTCGCGGCGCCACCGCGTGCATGACGATGGCGCTGAAGGACGCGCAGCTCAACCCCAACGACATTTGCTACATCAACGCCCACGGCACGAGCACCGCGGTGAACGACAAGGTCGAGACCCACTCGATCCGCCGCGCTTTCGGCGAGCAGGCATACAAGATTCCGGTGAGCAGCACCAAAAGCATGACGGGGCACTTGGTCGCCGCGGCTGGCGCGACGGAGCTGATCATCTCACTGCTCACGCTGCAGCGCGGAGTCCTGGCGCCGACGATCAACTACGAGACTCCCGATCCGAACTGCGATCTCGACTACGTGCCGAACGCGGCCCGTGAGAAGAAGTGCAAGGCGGTGCTTTCGAATAGCTTTGGTTTCGGCGGGCAGAACATCACGCTGATCGCGACGGCGGTGTAGTTGCGAAGCTCTAGCCCCGGGCTTCGCCCGGGGGTGGGCGTGAAGTCGGGACGACGTCCCGCTGGATGGTGCGCGACCCCCGGGCGGAGCCCGGGGCTAGAAACGCGGCGGCAGATGTTGAAGCTCGCTTGGACGGTGAAGCACGAATGCCAGATCAGCAACTTGAATCCGCGAAGCCTGCTGCCACCCCATCGCGGAGTCGCGGCAAGCTTGTGGCGCTGGCGGCGGCGACGGTTCTTGTTCTGTATCTTTGCTACCTGCTGATCCAGCCCTTCATTCCGCCAATCGTGTGGGCGGTCACCGCGGCGGTGGTGACGCATCGGTTCAGCCAATGGGTTGGCCGCAAGACAAAGACGGCCGATGCGAAGGCGGCCATTTGTGTGGGCATCGTCGCGGTGCTGGTGCTTTTGCCAGCGGTGTTGGTGATCACGGTGGGCGCGCAGCAAATTGGCAAGGCGATCGAGGGCTGGCCGGCAATCCAAGAGAGTCTCAATGCAGAACTCGCAGAGCACCCGCGGCTCAATGAGCTCTGGCAAGATTTCGATCTGTCGCAGGAGGCCCCGCAGCTGATTGATCGTCTTCGACCCGGCGCGGTTGCCGCGGTGTCGACGCCGCTCTACCTGGTGGTGCAAACGGCGCTGACGCTGTTCGTCCTCTACTTTCTCTACCGCGATGAAGATCTCGCCATTGATTCCGTGCGGAGCGTCCTGCCGCTCAGTGAGGCGGAGTCGAATCGCCTCTTTCGCCGCGTCGACGACACGATCAACGCGACGATGTTTGGCACAGTGACCGTCGCCATGGTGCAAGGGATCATGGGCGGCATCATGTTCGGCATCCTCGGCATCGAGGGCGCCACGCTATGGGCGTTGATCATGGGGCTGTTGGCGATCATCCCCTACTTGGGGACGTTCGTGATTTGGGGGCCGGCGGCGGCGATTTTGGCGTACCAAGGCGAGTACGGCAAAGCGGCTATCCTCGTCGGTTGGGGAGCGATCGCGATCGGGCTGATCGACAACATCCTCTACCCCTACTTGGTCGGCTCGCGGTTGCGGCAGCATACGGTGGTGTCGTTCGTGGCGATTCTCGGCGGGGTGAGTTTGTTTGGCGCCACTGGCATCGTGCTTGGGCCGGTCGTGGTGACGCTGACGTTCTTCTTGCTCGATCTTTGGCGCCGCCGCACCGACGGTCACGGCGATTTGGTCGTCGCCGGCGTCTAGCCCCGGTCTCCGCCCGGGGGTGGGTGTGAAGTAGGGGCGATGTGCCACCACATGGTGCGCG
This sequence is a window from Lacipirellula parvula. Protein-coding genes within it:
- a CDS encoding serine/threonine protein kinase — its product is MQPSRIGPIALEGPLGGSADSNVLRGVHIERNLRMAVKLLPRDMITRPMGGDYFSADVKLLQRLVHPNIARVMGGAIDEGQPYLALELVEGESLRSLLDRRGRLPWETTADIAESICEALHYVHSQKMIHQRLTPSRIILLPEGGVKLVGFDCQMTDKDQVLGLRSPMSVANYLAPEIFKGKGSAALPTADMFSVGVILYECLTGSLPWGAKTPSELVLARRAGPAPRVSASVLECPVWLDVLVSKLLETKRGIRLATADGTRRAILDAKRKVAEGMGAAKHAMSGKQGALAMKADRKEIAALRKHQTPTVKDDSPFYERAWFLGLCLASLIAVTAWAMWPKSEAELYDEFAPTMASESYTDWRTVSDKVADFRERFPESEHNAELDAFEDKVAEGKAMIEVKNLDRFGSTPNSKAQSLFAQGQKRQQFGDLMSAWELYEQAIEAVPAEAPADVEVYRRLATKGIAEIKASPDAKRTLAQMAEAKLAEAEELIDEGKLLPAKVLLAEFVELYGGNPKLREQAAAARAKIGEIDAQRE
- a CDS encoding PEP-CTERM sorting domain-containing protein (PEP-CTERM proteins occur, often in large numbers, in the proteomes of bacteria that also encode an exosortase, a predicted intramembrane cysteine proteinase. The presence of a PEP-CTERM domain at a protein's C-terminus predicts cleavage within the sorting domain, followed by covalent anchoring to some some component of the (usually Gram-negative) cell surface. Many PEP-CTERM proteins exhibit an unusual sequence composition that includes large numbers of potential glycosylation sites. Expression of one such protein has been shown restore the ability of a bacterium to form floc, a type of biofilm.), whose protein sequence is MTLQKFSRINLCRLLAICTVGIASCTLPSCETHGALTKYATREAWQAAVGIYSTETFESYAGGPAIPETGGTFFAGPFHIVVDANHGRIGPAGPGFFGFDTPGLTGTFFVGDVHSPESTHPHFNTIRFAIPVWAFAVNFAALDDGGIDDVRVAGESFVISPFGSLGLRSNFFGVVSTTPFSEVDIRNANGKLERFGMDDMSFKVIPEPATGLLLFTGMMGLLRLARLRR
- a CDS encoding GlsB/YeaQ/YmgE family stress response membrane protein — encoded protein: MQLLWFLLIGIAAGWLAGQIMGSGGYGILGDLILGVIGAIVGGYLFGMLGIAAGGLIGALITATVGAVVLIALLRLIKRA
- a CDS encoding 3-hydroxyacyl-ACP dehydratase FabZ family protein, encoding MRFCLLDRICSFEPGVELTAVKNVSLAEEYLADHFPEFPVLPGVFMLEAATQSAAWLVRMSENYAHSMIVLQEAKSVKFTDFVTPGNRLEMRVEQLKQEGSAVSFKFEGKVGERTCTSGRLTLECFNLGDDDPELVDLDRRMVGVQRGFQAILTREMNLKA
- a CDS encoding acyl carrier protein; protein product: MGIPSQEEIFDKVREALVDALGVDEDEVTPNATLRGDLDAESIDFLDIVFRLEKAFDIKIERGELIPMDVLEDTSYVSDGKVNAAGIAKLKERMPFADLSGFEADPNVQNLGNQLTVQDMCNFVEHKLKKA
- a CDS encoding 3-hydroxyacyl-ACP dehydratase FabZ family protein yields the protein MRWFWIDRFTEFVSGSHATAVKGVSLSEDHLHDHHIGYPIMPNSLCCEGMAQAGGLLISEHYGFGELVVLAKLSKAKFTGRVRPGETLTYKVTADWIRSDSAQVSGVATVGDRPHGEVQILFARMGEDMAKEMGAKLFRPTDLRHWLNLVGVFEVGVKQDGTRLKREDYPLNEAASA
- a CDS encoding beta-ketoacyl-[acyl-carrier-protein] synthase family protein; translation: MRRRVVVTGIGCVTPSGNNPEKLWENLLAGRSGVGKTTLFDASNFPTKISAQVKDWSIAAEGEDAAVWANRSRHTQFAAGAAKQAVNDSGVMTGVEPTRFGVYLGAGEGQQDFFRFARMMTAATAADGDFSLKKFVETALKELDPVAELEQEPNMPVGYLAGMFNAQGPNANCLTACAASSQAVGEATEIIRRGEADVMLSGGAHSMIHPFGITGFNLLTALSENNAEPERASRPFDLNRDGFVLGEGAAMVVLEEYERAKARGARIYGEIAGYGTTADAYRITDQHPDGRGATACMTMALKDAQLNPNDICYINAHGTSTAVNDKVETHSIRRAFGEQAYKIPVSSTKSMTGHLVAAAGATELIISLLTLQRGVLAPTINYETPDPNCDLDYVPNAAREKKCKAVLSNSFGFGGQNITLIATAV
- a CDS encoding AI-2E family transporter, whose translation is MPDQQLESAKPAATPSRSRGKLVALAAATVLVLYLCYLLIQPFIPPIVWAVTAAVVTHRFSQWVGRKTKTADAKAAICVGIVAVLVLLPAVLVITVGAQQIGKAIEGWPAIQESLNAELAEHPRLNELWQDFDLSQEAPQLIDRLRPGAVAAVSTPLYLVVQTALTLFVLYFLYRDEDLAIDSVRSVLPLSEAESNRLFRRVDDTINATMFGTVTVAMVQGIMGGIMFGILGIEGATLWALIMGLLAIIPYLGTFVIWGPAAAILAYQGEYGKAAILVGWGAIAIGLIDNILYPYLVGSRLRQHTVVSFVAILGGVSLFGATGIVLGPVVVTLTFFLLDLWRRRTDGHGDLVVAGV